The DNA sequence TTTGGAGATCAAAACCCAGGGCAGCGGCCGGGAACAAAAGGCCCGACCTCAGCTGATGTTGTAGCTTCACTGTCGGGTGAGTCAGGGCCCATTCCATTACCATTTTGAGCATCAACCATTCCTCCTCCACTCAAGTTGTTCATCCCATTTCCCATGCCAAGGAAATCCCTGGTAAGCTTGTCACAGTACTCACTCATCTCCGGCTCCACCAAAACATTGTTACTCACCTCGCCGTCCAACATTCCATCAGCATTGTTCACAGTGTACATCATTCCTCCGAATCGAGCATTCATCGGATCACTTAAACGATTCTCCATGCCACCTTCGTATCCTCCAGCACCAATGTACATTCCATCTCCCAACGATCCGGTATAGCTACCACCTCTTATTCCACCACCGCTATTCATTCCATCGCCCATATATCCCGTATAGCTATTAAACTTCATTCCAAAAGACAAGGAGCTCCCCACACTCTTCATTGAGGACACATTGTTTGAGTTAGATCCTGTCACCGCAGCCTTTTGATGGAGAGCAGTGTTTGATAACTGAGGAGTAGCAGAATTACTGTTCAGAAAAGTAAATGCAGAAGCCTCAGCGTTCATCATCAAACCGGTGAATGAACTGTTGGTGTTGAGATCCAAGTCATTGTGTGGATTGCCCAAGTCAGCACTGCAATTCATACCAAAATTAAGCATGTTGCTGGTTGCGGTGTAGCATGGAAAACCATGaatcccagaaaaattagagGCTCTGGGAAAAGTTAGCTTTCTCTCCGTACCAGGATGGAGAGGCTGAAAAACAGATTGATCAATGGATTGTCCTGATAGTAAACTGGTAAATGAATTGGGTCTTGTTGCACCTAGTCCATAAAGAGGAGATGAGAATTGCTGATGGTTCCCCAGGATTAGGGAACCTGCAGCCGAGCCCATACTCATGGAGCCAGGGACGTTACTAGAATTTGCCAAAATGCTAGAAGCCATGCTGCTGTAGGGGGAGGGATTTGTTGTTTGCCTAGACACCTCTTCAGCTAGTGCATCACAAAATGAACGATGATACAGAAAACTGTCACGCCTGCAAGAAGCAATAATTgtatatttaaaatcagaataagACATCCTTCAAAAAAGGAAAGATGCACCGCCatgttttgattttattttgaagCCATGGTATACAAAATATTAATGAATTGATTTGTACATGTATTGATGATCCAGATTCTTTTCAAGATGTTCACAtgtaaaatgaatttttatatatTCCCAAACACAGACAAACTAGCAAGAAATTCCATAACAAAACTCATATAAATCAATGATTAAATTCGGGTGCCAAGTTCAAACTCCTTCAATTCAATAGATCACAATTAGAACAAAAACAACGTAACATCACAAAATAATGATTAACACAAAAGGTAAAAGAATCAGTATATACACGATTTAAAGAGAGAATTGTATGTTAGAATCATTACCTGGTGAAGATATTTCCACAGTCACATTTGTACTCCTTTGTCCCACAGATCTTGTTGTGAGCTTTCCAGTCCGACTGCACAGCATACTTTTTATTACACTTGTCGCAATTGAATTTCTTTTCTCCATGTTTCCGAAAGAAGTGCTTCTTGATACCCGTCAAATCTCCCAGAGCTCTTGCCGGATCGTGATGGACACAATTA is a window from the Apium graveolens cultivar Ventura chromosome 1, ASM990537v1, whole genome shotgun sequence genome containing:
- the LOC141678933 gene encoding zinc finger protein JACKDAW-like, whose product is MAAPSATNLFDLKEEELKNKQIQPLPHSPEEGANSDMAGAASQKRKRNSPGNPCPDAEVIQLSPTSLMATNRFLCEVCNKGFQREQNLQLHRRGHNLPWKLKQKSSHEVMRRKVYICPEPNCVHHDPARALGDLTGIKKHFFRKHGEKKFNCDKCNKKYAVQSDWKAHNKICGTKEYKCDCGNIFTRRDSFLYHRSFCDALAEEVSRQTTNPSPYSSMASSILANSSNVPGSMSMGSAAGSLILGNHQQFSSPLYGLGATRPNSFTSLLSGQSIDQSVFQPLHPGTERKLTFPRASNFSGIHGFPCYTATSNMLNFGMNCSADLGNPHNDLDLNTNSSFTGLMMNAEASAFTFLNSNSATPQLSNTALHQKAAVTGSNSNNVSSMKSVGSSLSFGMKFNSYTGYMGDGMNSGGGIRGGSYTGSLGDGMYIGAGGYEGGMENRLSDPMNARFGGMMYTVNNADGMLDGEVSNNVLVEPEMSEYCDKLTRDFLGMGNGMNNLSGGGMVDAQNGNGMGPDSPDSEATTSAEVGPFVPGRCPGF